From Streptomyces sp. NBC_01754, a single genomic window includes:
- a CDS encoding glycoside hydrolase family 64 protein — translation MFLTGAAASATALTYPLWGSALSPRASAAPATCELALENRSLPGTVHAYVTGHEQGTDRWVLLRADGSVYRPESPGAPQTPLPVDCAIPLNGAGTAPVVLTLPQMYGARVYFVRDDKLDFYLNPGPSLVEPAFATPTDPNYGRTWSFCEFTFNPQQIYANISYVDLVTALPIGLTVEGDSTHTVAPLPDGAVQRIADGLTAQAASDGQPWDKLVTRGADGQVLRVVSPQNLMAPYFDRPDEMPFRDLFTAQIDEVWEKYRSTDLRIDLQGGRGTLAGRVSGDTLVFEGGHTFSKPTSKDIFTCNHGPFTNDPNDSDDKKALLARIAAGFNRSIMLSHPQQPNGTTVADYYQGAVTNHWSRVVHANSPIGYAFPYDDVRPDGEPDVSGAANDGNPRRFTVSVGS, via the coding sequence ATGTTCCTGACCGGCGCCGCCGCCTCCGCGACCGCGCTCACCTACCCGCTCTGGGGCAGCGCCCTGAGCCCGCGTGCGTCGGCAGCGCCCGCCACCTGCGAACTGGCCCTGGAGAACCGTTCGTTGCCCGGCACGGTGCACGCCTACGTCACCGGCCACGAGCAGGGGACCGACCGCTGGGTGCTGCTACGGGCCGACGGCAGCGTGTACCGGCCGGAGTCGCCGGGCGCCCCGCAGACCCCGCTGCCGGTGGACTGCGCCATCCCGCTGAACGGCGCGGGCACGGCACCGGTCGTGCTGACGTTGCCTCAGATGTACGGGGCCCGCGTCTACTTCGTCCGCGACGACAAGCTGGACTTCTATCTGAACCCGGGTCCCTCGCTGGTCGAGCCGGCCTTCGCGACGCCCACCGACCCGAACTACGGACGCACCTGGTCCTTCTGCGAGTTCACCTTCAACCCGCAGCAGATCTACGCCAACATCAGCTACGTCGACCTGGTGACGGCGCTGCCGATCGGCCTCACCGTGGAGGGCGACTCCACCCACACCGTCGCCCCGCTCCCGGACGGCGCCGTACAGCGCATCGCCGACGGCCTGACGGCCCAAGCGGCCTCCGACGGGCAGCCCTGGGACAAGCTGGTCACCCGCGGGGCCGACGGGCAGGTGCTGCGGGTCGTCTCGCCGCAGAACCTGATGGCGCCGTACTTCGACCGGCCCGACGAGATGCCGTTCCGGGACCTGTTCACGGCGCAGATCGACGAGGTCTGGGAGAAGTACCGCTCCACCGACCTGCGGATCGACCTCCAGGGCGGCCGGGGCACTCTGGCGGGCCGGGTCAGCGGTGACACGCTGGTCTTCGAGGGCGGCCACACCTTCTCCAAGCCCACGTCGAAGGACATCTTCACCTGCAACCACGGCCCCTTCACCAACGACCCGAACGACTCGGACGACAAGAAGGCGCTGCTGGCCAGGATCGCGGCGGGCTTCAACCGGTCGATCATGCTCAGCCACCCGCAGCAGCCGAACGGCACGACGGTGGCCGACTACTACCAGGGCGCGGTGACCAACCACTGGTCCCGGGTCGTCCACGCGAACTCCCCCATCGGGTACGCCTTCCCGTACGACGACGTGCGGCCCGACGGTGAGCCGGACGTCTCGGGTGCGGCGAACGACGGCAACCCGCGGCGCTTCACGGTGAGCGTCGGCTCCTGA
- a CDS encoding acyl-CoA carboxylase subunit beta, whose product MTVVDEIPGEPSDTRGRVAELLALREQARRGPSDRATEAQHAKGKLTARERIELLLDADSFKEVEQLRRHRATGFGLEAKKPYTDGVITGWGTVEGRTVFVYAHDFRIFGGALGEAHATKIHKIMDMAISAGAPLVSLNDGAGARIQEGVSALAGYGGIFQRNTRASGVIPQISVMLGPCAGGAAYSPALTDFVFMVRETSQMFITGPDVVKAVTGEEITQNGLGGADVHAETSGVAHFAYDDEETCIAEVRYLIGMLPSNNRENPPVVPSDDPADRRGDVLLDLVPADGNRPYDMHKVIEELVDDGDFLEVHERWARNIVCALARLDGQVVGIVANQPQSLAGVLDIEASEKAARFVQMCDAFNIPIITLLDVPGFLPGVDQEHGGIIRHGAKLLYAYCNATVPRISLILRKAYGGAYIVMDSQSIGADLTYAWPTNEIAVMGAEGAANVIFRRQIADAEDPEAMRARMVKEYKAELMHPYYAAERGLVDDVIDPAETREVLIASLAMLRTKHADLPSRKHGNPPQ is encoded by the coding sequence ATGACCGTTGTGGACGAAATCCCGGGCGAGCCGAGCGACACCCGTGGCCGGGTGGCCGAACTGCTGGCGCTGCGCGAGCAGGCGCGGCGCGGACCGAGTGACCGGGCGACCGAGGCCCAGCACGCCAAGGGCAAGCTGACGGCCCGGGAGCGCATCGAGCTGCTGCTGGACGCGGATTCGTTCAAGGAGGTCGAGCAGCTGCGCCGGCACCGGGCGACCGGCTTCGGCCTGGAGGCCAAGAAGCCGTACACCGACGGTGTCATCACCGGCTGGGGCACGGTCGAGGGCCGCACCGTGTTCGTGTACGCGCACGACTTCCGGATCTTCGGAGGAGCGCTGGGCGAGGCCCACGCCACCAAGATCCACAAGATCATGGACATGGCCATCTCGGCCGGTGCCCCGCTGGTCTCGCTGAACGACGGCGCCGGCGCCCGCATCCAGGAGGGCGTGAGCGCGCTCGCCGGATACGGCGGCATCTTCCAGCGCAACACCCGGGCCTCCGGTGTCATCCCGCAGATCAGTGTGATGCTCGGCCCGTGCGCCGGCGGCGCGGCCTACAGCCCGGCCCTCACCGACTTCGTGTTCATGGTCCGTGAGACCTCGCAGATGTTCATCACCGGCCCGGACGTCGTCAAGGCGGTCACCGGTGAGGAGATCACCCAGAACGGCCTCGGCGGCGCGGACGTGCACGCCGAGACCTCGGGCGTCGCGCACTTCGCGTACGACGACGAGGAGACCTGCATCGCCGAGGTCCGCTACCTGATCGGGATGCTGCCCTCCAACAACCGGGAGAACCCGCCGGTCGTCCCCAGCGACGACCCGGCCGACCGGCGCGGCGACGTCCTGCTGGACCTGGTCCCGGCCGACGGCAACCGCCCGTACGACATGCACAAGGTCATCGAGGAGCTCGTCGACGACGGCGACTTCCTGGAGGTCCACGAGCGCTGGGCCCGCAACATCGTGTGCGCCCTGGCCCGGCTCGACGGCCAGGTCGTCGGCATCGTGGCCAACCAGCCGCAGTCCCTGGCCGGTGTCCTGGACATCGAGGCGTCCGAGAAGGCCGCACGATTCGTCCAGATGTGTGACGCCTTCAACATTCCCATCATCACTCTCCTGGACGTACCCGGCTTCCTGCCCGGCGTCGACCAGGAGCACGGTGGGATCATCAGGCACGGCGCCAAACTCCTGTACGCCTACTGCAACGCCACCGTGCCGAGGATCTCCCTGATCCTGCGCAAGGCCTACGGAGGCGCGTACATCGTCATGGACAGCCAGTCCATCGGCGCCGACCTCACCTACGCCTGGCCCACCAACGAGATCGCGGTGATGGGTGCCGAGGGTGCCGCCAACGTCATCTTCCGCCGCCAGATCGCCGACGCCGAGGACCCCGAGGCCATGCGGGCCCGCATGGTCAAGGAGTACAAGGCCGAGCTGATGCACCCCTACTACGCCGCGGAGCGCGGACTGGTCGACGACGTCATCGACCCGGCCGAGACACGCGAGGTACTGATCGCCTCACTCGCGATGCTCCGCACCAAGCACGCAGACCTGCCGTCGCGCAAGCACGGCAACCCTCCGCAGTAG
- a CDS encoding acyl-CoA carboxylase subunit epsilon → MSVIPAESVLRVEKGQAGPEELAAITAVLLARAATRPEEPALRGRSTAGWRRLERTPGFRAPHSWQG, encoded by the coding sequence ATGAGCGTCATTCCCGCCGAGTCCGTGCTGCGCGTCGAGAAGGGGCAGGCCGGCCCAGAGGAGCTCGCCGCCATCACCGCCGTCCTCCTCGCCCGCGCGGCCACCCGCCCCGAGGAGCCCGCCCTCCGGGGCCGCAGCACGGCCGGCTGGCGCCGTCTGGAGCGCACCCCCGGCTTCCGCGCCCCGCACAGCTGGCAGGGCTGA
- a CDS encoding GTP-binding protein, which yields MDFASSSGGAARSTTSAKIVVAGGFGVGKTTFVGAVSEINPLRTEAVMTSASAGIDDLTHTGDKTTTTVAMDFGRITLDQDLILYLFGTPGQDRFWFMWDDLVRGAIGAVVLVDTRRLADCFPAVDYFENSGLPFVIALNGFDGHQPYTPDEVREALQIGPDTPILTTDARHRADAKSALITLVEHALMARLR from the coding sequence GTGGACTTCGCAAGCTCTAGCGGCGGAGCGGCCCGCTCCACTACCTCGGCGAAGATCGTGGTGGCAGGGGGCTTCGGCGTGGGTAAGACCACGTTTGTCGGTGCCGTTTCGGAGATCAACCCGCTGCGCACCGAAGCCGTGATGACGTCCGCGTCCGCGGGCATCGACGACCTGACCCACACCGGGGACAAGACCACCACCACCGTGGCCATGGACTTCGGACGCATCACCCTGGACCAGGACCTGATCCTCTACCTGTTCGGCACCCCCGGACAGGACCGCTTCTGGTTCATGTGGGACGACCTGGTACGCGGCGCCATCGGCGCCGTCGTCCTCGTCGACACCCGCCGACTCGCCGACTGCTTCCCCGCCGTCGACTACTTCGAGAACAGCGGACTCCCCTTCGTCATCGCCCTCAACGGCTTCGACGGGCACCAGCCCTACACCCCCGACGAAGTCCGCGAAGCCCTCCAGATCGGCCCCGACACCCCCATACTGACCACGGACGCCCGGCACCGCGCCGACGCCAAGAGCGCGCTCATCACGCTGGTCGAGCACGCCCTGATGGCCCGGCTGCGCTGA
- a CDS encoding DUF742 domain-containing protein, translating to MAAPTGGHPYGGGRHVPGEQGDNRFDSRFDTPSVPGGQGPGDPYQQQPQHRGGWPRQSRHAQDDDWPQQPGPAWPGRQQDQPRHQQPPQRYDRPSARVQPVQRHTPEPSMPASLNPLVRPYAMTGGRTRPRYQLAIEALVSTTADPAQLQGQLPEHQRICRLCVEIKSVAEVSALLSIPLGVVRILVADLAEAGLVAIHQPGGEEAAGGQPDVTLLERVLSGLRKL from the coding sequence GTGGCAGCACCCACAGGAGGGCACCCTTACGGGGGTGGCCGGCATGTCCCGGGTGAGCAGGGCGACAACCGTTTCGACAGCCGTTTCGACACCCCCTCCGTGCCCGGCGGACAGGGTCCCGGGGACCCCTACCAACAGCAGCCCCAGCACCGGGGTGGCTGGCCGCGGCAGTCCCGGCACGCCCAGGACGACGACTGGCCTCAGCAGCCCGGTCCCGCGTGGCCGGGCCGGCAGCAGGACCAGCCGCGCCACCAGCAGCCGCCGCAGCGGTACGACAGGCCGTCGGCGCGCGTCCAGCCGGTGCAGCGGCACACGCCCGAACCGTCGATGCCCGCGTCGCTCAACCCGCTGGTCCGTCCGTACGCCATGACCGGCGGCCGGACGCGGCCGCGTTACCAGCTCGCCATCGAGGCGCTGGTCAGCACCACGGCCGATCCCGCCCAGTTGCAGGGGCAGTTGCCCGAGCATCAGCGGATCTGCCGGCTCTGCGTCGAGATCAAGTCGGTGGCCGAGGTCTCCGCCCTGCTCTCGATCCCCCTCGGCGTAGTCCGGATCCTCGTCGCCGACCTGGCCGAGGCCGGACTCGTCGCTATCCATCAGCCCGGCGGCGAAGAAGCCGCCGGCGGCCAACCAGATGTGACACTGCTCGAAAGGGTGCTCAGTGGACTTCGCAAGCTCTAG
- a CDS encoding roadblock/LC7 domain-containing protein, whose product MSQAAQNLNWLITNFVDNTPGVSHTVVVSADGLLLAMSEGFPRDRADQLAAVASGLTSLTAGASRIFEGGAVNQTVVEMERGFLFIMSISDGSSLAVLAHPDADIGLVGYEMALLVDRAGSVLTPDLRAELQGSLLN is encoded by the coding sequence ATGAGCCAGGCGGCGCAGAATCTCAACTGGTTGATCACCAACTTCGTGGACAACACCCCCGGGGTGTCGCACACGGTGGTGGTCTCCGCCGACGGACTCCTGCTGGCGATGTCCGAAGGTTTCCCGCGCGACCGCGCCGACCAGCTGGCGGCCGTGGCCTCCGGTCTGACGTCGCTGACGGCGGGCGCCTCCCGGATCTTCGAAGGCGGCGCCGTCAACCAGACCGTGGTGGAGATGGAGCGAGGATTCCTCTTTATCATGTCCATCTCCGACGGATCCTCACTGGCCGTTCTCGCCCACCCGGACGCCGACATCGGCCTGGTCGGGTACGAAATGGCCCTTCTCGTGGACCGTGCGGGAAGTGTTCTGACACCGGATCTCCGAGCGGAGCTGCAGGGCAGTCTTCTTAACTGA
- a CDS encoding sensor histidine kinase — protein MRRSNEGSATQPERGNFTPPPRAGASPADTSEAAEPAGGSTSRLSPRNWRVPTRLNAILLIPALVGLVMGGFQVKGSVDTWSEAQDAEKTAQIVRAASVYGQALLNERDLNAQPLLSNKRTAPQVEEARATTDAAAAAFDAAVRDMPDKQGLDRRLKLFKSEEPLLPGLRKSAYTAAMDPVKTEEGYTQVQHSLMEFSNELGLGTGNITSYGRTVYAIELAKAAESLQRSIGTHLLVRPSKKEDTFKDQVTAFSSYNYLEQIALAEFTSGGTEADAARLQEVMTAKAAEGAKELKAAQSRAEAAGKPFVTPPSIDGSVFDGMAQQIGQGLDPEELAAKGITPETWMAAATAKFDAYTTVEDELVSKAVDEAAKISSDARTDAVVNGLVVVVSLLAAFVLAGLMARQMSRSMRRLRTAAFGIAEQRLPSLVDQLSRAEPGRVDTRVRPIPINSQDEIGEVARAFDQVHREAVRLAAEQAMLRGNVNAIFTNLSRRNQSLIEGQLTLLTDLENNEADPDQLESLFKLDHLATRMRRNGENLLVLAGEEPGRRWNQPVPLVDVLRAASSEVESYERIELTGVPESEIHGQAVTDLVHLLAELLENATTFSSPQTKVRVTATRLPDGRVMIEIHDKGIGLTAEDFADINHKLANPPTVDAAVSQRMGLFVVGRLADRHDIRVQLRPSGEQAGTTSLVMLPDAITHGGGGETAPEGDFTVSSIIPERQTHGFEPVAQPAPMRTAAELGFDDSRYETPAADTSRQAPVNRSLMREERRAALEAQTGGDHRGNQDDGAARQDDPQDGFAPEQYPSGQYAAQDQAGFPQPGYEGGYEPYGAGDAFPQQQHVAQDGQGPQDGYTQGSYAPAGSRQEQYADPFAPQGARPQQGDWGDPGGYQGGYEPLAQPGAESTHGSPAGPQDHAGPGLPGPAQETPHELTEAGLPRRGAGQQHWQPTGRGNERPVAPEPRPRQEQPQADGSDGGGLDDWRSANDERWDRAEKLKEPKAGGITPSGLPRRVPKANLVEGTAEQTQQGGPQVSRAPEDVRGRLRNLRRGVQRGRTAGSDASTTYNQER, from the coding sequence GTGAGGCGAAGCAACGAGGGCTCCGCGACGCAGCCGGAACGGGGCAACTTCACCCCTCCGCCGCGCGCCGGGGCTTCTCCTGCGGACACGTCGGAGGCCGCGGAGCCGGCGGGCGGCAGCACCAGCCGGCTGTCGCCCCGCAACTGGCGCGTGCCCACCCGGCTGAACGCGATCCTCCTGATCCCGGCCCTGGTGGGCCTGGTCATGGGCGGTTTCCAGGTCAAGGGGTCGGTGGACACCTGGAGCGAGGCCCAGGACGCCGAGAAGACGGCACAGATCGTCCGGGCCGCCTCGGTGTACGGGCAGGCGCTGCTGAACGAGCGTGACCTCAACGCCCAGCCGCTGCTCTCCAACAAGCGCACCGCCCCGCAGGTGGAAGAGGCGCGCGCCACGACGGACGCCGCCGCCGCCGCGTTCGACGCCGCCGTCCGCGACATGCCGGACAAGCAGGGTCTGGACCGCCGGCTCAAGCTGTTCAAGTCGGAGGAGCCGCTGCTCCCCGGGCTGCGCAAGTCCGCCTACACCGCGGCGATGGACCCGGTGAAGACGGAGGAGGGCTACACCCAGGTCCAGCACTCGCTGATGGAGTTCTCCAACGAGCTCGGCCTGGGCACCGGCAACATCACGAGCTACGGCCGAACCGTCTACGCGATCGAGCTGGCCAAGGCCGCAGAATCGCTTCAGCGCTCGATCGGCACGCACCTGCTGGTGCGCCCGAGCAAGAAGGAAGACACGTTCAAGGACCAGGTAACGGCGTTCAGCTCGTACAACTACCTGGAACAGATCGCCCTGGCCGAGTTCACCTCCGGCGGCACCGAGGCCGACGCGGCCCGCCTCCAGGAGGTCATGACCGCCAAGGCGGCCGAGGGCGCCAAGGAGCTCAAGGCGGCCCAGTCGAGGGCCGAGGCCGCCGGCAAGCCGTTCGTGACACCGCCGAGCATCGACGGCTCGGTCTTCGACGGCATGGCCCAGCAGATCGGCCAGGGTCTGGATCCGGAGGAACTGGCGGCGAAGGGCATCACGCCCGAGACCTGGATGGCCGCCGCGACCGCGAAGTTCGACGCGTACACCACCGTCGAGGACGAGCTGGTCAGCAAGGCGGTGGACGAGGCGGCGAAGATCTCCTCCGACGCCAGGACCGACGCCGTCGTCAACGGCCTCGTCGTCGTCGTCTCGCTGCTGGCCGCGTTCGTCCTGGCCGGGCTCATGGCCCGGCAGATGAGCCGGTCGATGCGCCGGCTGCGTACCGCCGCGTTCGGTATCGCCGAACAGCGCCTGCCCTCCCTGGTCGACCAGCTGTCACGGGCCGAGCCCGGCCGGGTCGACACCCGGGTGCGGCCGATCCCGATCAACAGCCAGGACGAGATCGGCGAGGTCGCCCGCGCCTTCGACCAGGTGCACCGCGAGGCGGTCCGGCTCGCCGCCGAGCAGGCCATGCTGCGGGGCAACGTCAACGCGATCTTCACCAACCTCTCGCGCCGCAACCAGTCACTCATCGAGGGCCAGCTGACCCTCCTCACCGACCTGGAGAACAACGAGGCCGACCCGGACCAGCTGGAGAGCCTCTTCAAGCTGGACCACCTGGCCACCCGTATGCGGCGCAACGGCGAGAACCTCCTCGTCCTCGCGGGCGAGGAGCCGGGCCGTCGCTGGAACCAGCCGGTGCCGCTGGTGGACGTGTTGCGGGCCGCCTCCTCCGAGGTGGAGTCCTACGAGCGCATCGAGCTCACCGGCGTACCGGAGAGCGAGATCCACGGCCAGGCCGTGACCGACCTCGTGCACCTGCTCGCCGAGCTGCTGGAGAACGCCACCACGTTCTCCTCCCCGCAGACCAAGGTGCGCGTGACCGCGACGCGGCTGCCCGACGGCCGGGTGATGATCGAGATCCACGACAAGGGCATCGGTCTCACCGCCGAGGACTTCGCCGACATCAACCACAAGCTGGCCAACCCGCCGACGGTGGACGCCGCGGTGTCCCAGCGCATGGGCCTCTTCGTGGTCGGCCGGCTGGCCGACCGGCACGACATCCGGGTCCAGCTGCGGCCCTCGGGCGAGCAGGCGGGGACGACGTCCCTGGTCATGCTGCCGGACGCCATCACCCACGGTGGTGGTGGCGAGACCGCTCCGGAGGGCGACTTCACCGTCTCCTCGATCATCCCCGAGCGCCAGACACACGGGTTCGAGCCGGTCGCGCAGCCCGCACCGATGCGCACGGCGGCGGAGCTCGGCTTCGACGACTCGCGGTACGAGACCCCGGCGGCGGACACCTCGCGGCAGGCCCCGGTCAACCGGTCGCTGATGCGTGAGGAACGGCGGGCCGCGCTGGAGGCACAGACCGGCGGCGACCACCGGGGGAACCAGGACGACGGCGCCGCGCGCCAGGACGACCCGCAGGACGGCTTCGCCCCGGAGCAGTACCCGTCCGGCCAGTACGCGGCCCAGGACCAGGCGGGCTTCCCCCAGCCCGGCTACGAGGGCGGCTACGAGCCGTACGGCGCCGGGGACGCCTTCCCGCAGCAGCAGCACGTCGCGCAGGACGGCCAGGGCCCGCAGGACGGCTACACGCAGGGTTCCTACGCCCCCGCCGGCTCCCGGCAGGAGCAGTACGCCGATCCGTTCGCGCCCCAGGGGGCCCGGCCCCAGCAGGGTGACTGGGGTGATCCGGGTGGCTACCAGGGGGGCTACGAGCCGCTCGCGCAGCCCGGAGCGGAATCCACGCACGGCTCGCCCGCCGGGCCGCAGGACCACGCGGGCCCCGGTCTCCCGGGCCCGGCCCAGGAGACCCCCCACGAACTGACCGAGGCGGGACTCCCGCGCCGGGGGGCGGGGCAGCAGCACTGGCAGCCCACCGGCCGCGGAAACGAGCGGCCCGTCGCACCGGAGCCGCGACCGCGGCAGGAGCAGCCGCAGGCCGACGGGTCGGACGGGGGCGGCCTTGACGACTGGCGTTCGGCCAACGACGAACGCTGGGACCGGGCCGAGAAGCTCAAGGAGCCGAAGGCGGGCGGAATCACCCCGTCCGGTCTCCCCCGCCGGGTTCCCAAGGCCAATCTGGTCGAGGGAACGGCGGAGCAGACCCAGCAGGGCGGCCCCCAGGTCTCCCGCGCCCCGGAGGACGTGCGGGGCAGGTTGCGCAACCTGCGCCGCGGCGTCCAGCGAGGCCGCACCGCGGGGTCGGACGCAAGTACTACCTACAACCAGGAGCGTTAG
- a CDS encoding GTP-binding protein produces MDFASSSSGTARSTTSAKIVVAGGFGVGKTTFVGAVSEINPLRTEAVMTSASAGIDDLTHTGDKTTTTVAMDFGRITLDQDLILYLFGTPGQDRFWFMWDDLVRGAIGAVVLVDTRRLADCFPAVDYFENSGLPFVIALNGFDGHQPYTPDEVREALQIGPDAPIITTDARHRADAKSGLITLVEHALMARLK; encoded by the coding sequence GTGGACTTCGCAAGCTCTAGCAGCGGTACGGCCCGCTCCACCACCTCGGCGAAGATCGTGGTGGCAGGGGGCTTCGGCGTGGGTAAGACCACGTTTGTCGGTGCCGTTTCGGAGATCAACCCGCTGCGCACCGAAGCCGTGATGACGTCCGCGTCCGCGGGCATCGACGACCTGACCCACACCGGGGACAAGACCACCACCACCGTGGCCATGGACTTCGGACGCATCACCCTGGACCAGGACCTGATCCTCTACCTGTTCGGCACCCCCGGACAGGACCGCTTCTGGTTCATGTGGGACGACCTGGTACGCGGCGCCATCGGCGCCGTCGTCCTCGTCGACACCCGCCGACTCGCCGACTGCTTCCCCGCCGTCGACTACTTCGAGAACAGCGGACTCCCCTTCGTCATCGCCCTCAACGGCTTCGACGGGCACCAGCCCTACACCCCCGACGAAGTCCGCGAAGCCCTCCAGATCGGCCCGGACGCACCGATCATCACGACGGACGCCCGGCACCGGGCCGACGCCAAGAGCGGTTTGATCACGCTGGTCGAGCACGCCCTGATGGCCCGGCTGAAGTGA
- a CDS encoding DUF742 domain-containing protein produces MTPPPASPDPYGALHHASYDGEGDQPLVRPYAMTGGRTRPRYQLAIEALVSTTADPAHLGTLLPEHQRICHLCREVKSVAEVSALLSMPLGVARILVADLAEAGMVAIHQPGNGEAGGAPDVTLLERVLSGLRKL; encoded by the coding sequence ATGACCCCGCCACCCGCCTCACCGGATCCGTACGGTGCGCTGCATCACGCGTCGTACGACGGTGAAGGCGACCAGCCGCTGGTCCGCCCCTACGCCATGACCGGCGGCCGGACCCGGCCGCGTTACCAGCTCGCGATAGAGGCGCTGGTCAGCACCACGGCAGACCCGGCTCATCTGGGGACCCTGCTGCCCGAGCACCAGCGGATCTGCCACCTCTGCCGCGAGGTCAAGTCGGTGGCCGAGGTCTCGGCACTGCTGTCCATGCCGCTGGGCGTGGCCAGGATCCTGGTGGCGGACCTGGCGGAAGCCGGCATGGTGGCCATCCACCAGCCGGGCAACGGAGAGGCCGGCGGCGCGCCGGATGTGACACTGCTCGAAAGGGTGCTCAGTGGACTTCGCAAGCTCTAG
- a CDS encoding roadblock/LC7 domain-containing protein produces the protein MSQAAQNLNWLITNFVDNTPGVSHTVVVSADGLLLAMSEGFPRDRADQLAAVASGLTSLTAGASRIFEGGAVSQTVVEMERGFLFLMSISDGSSLAVLAHPEADIGLVGYEMALLVDRAGTVLTPDLRAELQGSLLH, from the coding sequence ATGAGTCAGGCCGCGCAGAATCTGAACTGGCTGATCACCAACTTCGTGGACAACACCCCCGGGGTGTCGCACACGGTGGTGGTCTCCGCGGATGGCCTGCTGCTGGCCATGTCCGAAGGTTTCCCGCGCGACCGCGCCGACCAACTGGCGGCCGTGGCCTCCGGTCTGACGTCGCTGACGGCGGGCGCCTCCCGGATCTTCGAAGGCGGCGCCGTCAGCCAGACCGTCGTGGAGATGGAACGCGGGTTCCTCTTCCTCATGTCCATCTCCGACGGGTCCTCACTGGCCGTCCTCGCCCACCCGGAGGCCGACATCGGCCTCGTCGGGTACGAGATGGCACTCCTCGTCGACCGTGCGGGGACCGTCCTCACCCCCGACCTCCGCGCCGAACTGCAAGGCAGTCTGCTCCACTAG